In Vespula vulgaris chromosome 10, iyVesVulg1.1, whole genome shotgun sequence, the following are encoded in one genomic region:
- the LOC127066988 gene encoding ribokinase-like isoform X2, producing the protein MNTNIVVLGSCMIDFTCYASRLPKPGETILGSEFKIKYGGKGANQCLGSDNYAKTYLDILKKENVNTTYIQIQKDKQSGIAHITVASNGENSIVVVPGANDFLSVDQVIHSADLIKNATVLLCQFESPLDATLQALRIHKGHGLSIVNGSPVVENIHPEIFQLCDIFCINETEAELITGVQPLMLSNVQNAIDILFSKGCNMVILTLGPLGAVYASKDDREITQISTTKVDPIDTTGAGDAFLGSLSYFKAYHPHLSTKECINRACKIATKTVLKIGTQESFPMRSDLPQELFL; encoded by the exons ATGAATACGAATATTGTTGTCCTTGGTTCATGTATGATAGACTTTACTTG tTATGCGTCTCGCTTACCGAAACCTGGAGAGACAATACTTGGTAgcgaatttaaaataaaatatggtGGGAAGGGTGCTAATCAATGT tTGGGTAGCGACAACTATGCAAAAACTTATttggatatattaaaaaaggaaaacgtaaATACTACTTATATTCAAATACAAAAGGATAAACAAAGTGGAATAGCTCATATTACAGTTGCTAGTAATG GAGAAAATAGTATAGTGGTCGTACCAGGAGCTAATGATTTTTTAAGCGTTGACCAAGTTATACATTCTGCcgatttgattaaaaatgcGACGGTGTTACTATGCCAATTCGAATCACCATTAGACGCTACTTTGCAAGCTTTACGAATCCATAAGGGCCATG GGCTTTCAATTGTGAATGGTTCACCGGTCGTAGAGAATATCCATCCAGAGATTTTCCAATTGTGCgacatattttgtattaacgAGACCGAG gcCGAACTTATAACAGGAGTGCAACCATTGATGTTGTCGAATGTGCAAAATGCAAtcgacattttattttctaaaggCTGTAATATGGTTATACTTACTCTTGGACCGTTAGGCGCCGTTTATGCTTCTAAAGACGACAGAGAGATAACTCAAATCTCAACAACAAAAGTCGATCCTATCGATACTACC GGAGCAGGAGACGCGTTTCTGGGTAGTCTAAGCTACTTTAAAGCGTATCATCCTCATTTGTCGACGAAGGAATGCATTAACAGAGCTTGCAAGATTGCTACAAAGACGGTACTAAAAATTGGTACGCAAGAAAGTTTTCCAATGAGGAGTGATCTTCCGCAGGAATTATTTCtatga
- the LOC127066988 gene encoding ribokinase-like isoform X1, translated as MNTNIVVLGSCMIDFTCYASRLPKPGETILGSEFKIKYGGKGANQCVSAAKLGATTTLIGSLGSDNYAKTYLDILKKENVNTTYIQIQKDKQSGIAHITVASNGENSIVVVPGANDFLSVDQVIHSADLIKNATVLLCQFESPLDATLQALRIHKGHGLSIVNGSPVVENIHPEIFQLCDIFCINETEAELITGVQPLMLSNVQNAIDILFSKGCNMVILTLGPLGAVYASKDDREITQISTTKVDPIDTTGAGDAFLGSLSYFKAYHPHLSTKECINRACKIATKTVLKIGTQESFPMRSDLPQELFL; from the exons ATGAATACGAATATTGTTGTCCTTGGTTCATGTATGATAGACTTTACTTG tTATGCGTCTCGCTTACCGAAACCTGGAGAGACAATACTTGGTAgcgaatttaaaataaaatatggtGGGAAGGGTGCTAATCAATGTGTGAGTGCTGCTAAACTTGGTGCAACAACTACGCTTATTGGAtca tTGGGTAGCGACAACTATGCAAAAACTTATttggatatattaaaaaaggaaaacgtaaATACTACTTATATTCAAATACAAAAGGATAAACAAAGTGGAATAGCTCATATTACAGTTGCTAGTAATG GAGAAAATAGTATAGTGGTCGTACCAGGAGCTAATGATTTTTTAAGCGTTGACCAAGTTATACATTCTGCcgatttgattaaaaatgcGACGGTGTTACTATGCCAATTCGAATCACCATTAGACGCTACTTTGCAAGCTTTACGAATCCATAAGGGCCATG GGCTTTCAATTGTGAATGGTTCACCGGTCGTAGAGAATATCCATCCAGAGATTTTCCAATTGTGCgacatattttgtattaacgAGACCGAG gcCGAACTTATAACAGGAGTGCAACCATTGATGTTGTCGAATGTGCAAAATGCAAtcgacattttattttctaaaggCTGTAATATGGTTATACTTACTCTTGGACCGTTAGGCGCCGTTTATGCTTCTAAAGACGACAGAGAGATAACTCAAATCTCAACAACAAAAGTCGATCCTATCGATACTACC GGAGCAGGAGACGCGTTTCTGGGTAGTCTAAGCTACTTTAAAGCGTATCATCCTCATTTGTCGACGAAGGAATGCATTAACAGAGCTTGCAAGATTGCTACAAAGACGGTACTAAAAATTGGTACGCAAGAAAGTTTTCCAATGAGGAGTGATCTTCCGCAGGAATTATTTCtatga